Proteins co-encoded in one Verrucomicrobiota bacterium genomic window:
- the ilvN gene encoding acetolactate synthase small subunit, with translation MRHTISILVENKFGVLTRVAGLFSGRGYNIDSLNVAPTETPHTSRMTIVTRGDDATLDQVVKQLNKLVDVLEVRDFREGEYVDRELVLVRVKTDSRSRAEVMQITDIFRAKIVSVEPRSLTIEVTGEEGKVEKFLELMRQFGIVDLTRSGKVALPRK, from the coding sequence ATGCGACACACGATATCCATCCTGGTCGAAAACAAATTCGGGGTGCTCACCCGCGTCGCGGGCCTGTTCTCGGGGCGCGGCTACAATATCGACTCCCTCAACGTCGCGCCCACCGAAACGCCCCACACGTCGCGCATGACCATCGTCACCCGCGGTGACGACGCCACCCTGGACCAAGTCGTCAAGCAGTTGAACAAACTGGTGGACGTTCTCGAAGTACGGGATTTCAGGGAGGGCGAGTACGTGGACCGCGAACTGGTCCTCGTCCGGGTGAAGACGGATTCGCGCTCGCGCGCCGAAGTCATGCAGATCACCGATATTTTCCGGGCCAAAATCGTCAGCGTCGAACCGCGCAGCCTCACCATCGAAGTCACCGGGGAGGAAGGCAAGGTCGAGAAGTTCCTCGAACTCATGCGCCAATTCGGCATCGTCGATCTGACCCGGTCCGGCAAGGTCGCCCTGCCCCGCAAGTGA